A stretch of Oncorhynchus mykiss isolate Arlee chromosome 14, USDA_OmykA_1.1, whole genome shotgun sequence DNA encodes these proteins:
- the LOC110488766 gene encoding PDZ domain-containing protein 11, translated as MDQKIPYDDYQLPVVFLPSYESPPAWIAPQERIHHPDYNNELTQFLPRAIVLKKPPGAQLGFNIRGGKASQLGIFISKVVPDSDAHRAGLQEGDQVLSVNEVDFQDIEHSRAVEILKTAREILMRLRFFPYNYQRQKERTVH; from the exons ATGGACCAAAAGATCCCATATGATGACTACCAACTCCCTGTGGTCTTTTTACCTTCTTATGAGAGTCCCCCAGCATGGATAGCCCCTCAGGAG CGGATCCACCATCCTGACTACAACAATGAGCTGACACAGTTCCTGCCACGCGCCATTGTGTTGAAGAAACCTCCAGGTGCACAGCTAGGCTTCAACATCCGTGGGGGAAAGGCCTCCCAGCTGGGCATCTTCATCTccaag GTGGTCCCAGATTCGGACGCCCACAGGGCAGGGCTCCAGGAGGGAGATCAGGTGCTGTCTGTCAATGAGGTGGACTTCCAGGACATAGAGCACTCAAGG GCTGTAGAGATTCTGAAGACTGCCAGGGAGATTCTGATGAGGTTGCGCTTCTTTCCCTACA ACTaccagagacagaaggagaggactGTGCACTAG
- the LOC110488768 gene encoding glycerophosphoinositol inositolphosphodiesterase GDPD2 → MMSEDSCGRKCCRVMYSCNWRQPSERKRKCSCCWLSVLTAVSLLTLFWMYVCLMAFNDREDVNWKAFSILKLWVNWFMVLIVIAAVLTIYCILLLVFALVQLALKEPLDLHCLHKLFLFLGVVFIALGTTGISLQWKKEWHTVLLSLQATAPFLQMGGVGALTLVSCLVFQCFQRTRRIASKILIMVVFAGVSVAIFLSPLLIQSPCLVEEKQLPPKPALIGHRGAPMLTPENTLMSFRRSVGCHVIAFETDVQLSKDRVPYLMHDHGSHFLRRTTDVLHKFPGKDFNHSTNLTWEELQELNAGDWFLKTDPFCSVSQLSEQEKKTAGNQSVPSLLQLLDLAKTHNTSVIFDLKNDNNNDTIDTVNTILKSGIPQDLILWLPPKHRVDVREVAPGFIQVYNDVSDMDLDRGDHLNVKYSALSATEIWELRSRNVSVNLWVVNEPWLFSLLWCSGANSVTTNACSLLQDMTQPDWTMRPDRYRMIWITVDLGSLLIMVTLFILQREREAKKGFSGWNQRELSLFLPSE, encoded by the exons ATGATGTCTGAGGATAGCTGTGGCCGAAAATGCTGCAGGGTAATGTATAGCTGCAACTGGAGGCAGCCCAGTGAGAGGAAACGAAAA TGTTCCTGCTGCTGGTTGTCGGTCCTTACCGCTGTGTCCCTGCTCACTCTCTTCTGGATGTACGTCTGTCTGATGGCTTTCAATGACCGTGAGGATGTCAACTG GAAGGCCTTTTCCATTCTTAAACTGTGGGTGAACTGGTTCATGGTGCTGATCGTTATCGCTGCTGTACtgaccatctactgcatcctgcTACTG GTATTTGCACTGGTCCAACTTGCCTTGAAAGAGCCTTTGGACTTACACTGTCTACACAAG TTGTTCCTGTTTTTAGGTGTGGTCTTCATCGCCCTGGGCACCACTGGAATAAGCCTACAGTGGAAAAAAGAGTGGCACACTGttctcctgtcactacag GCCACGGCTCCATTCctacagatgggaggggttggagCCCTGACCTTGGTAAGCTGCCTGGTGTTCCAGTGTTTCCAAAGGACCCGCAGAATAG CCTCTAAGATCCTCATCATGGTAGTGTTTGCTGGCGTGTCGGTGGCAATCTTCCTCAGCCCCCTCCTCATCCAATCCCCTTGTCTGGTGGAGGAGAAACAGCTGCCCCCTAAACCTGCCCTTATTGGTCATCGCGGAGCACCAATG cTGACCCCAGAGAACACCCTGATGTCGTTCAGGAGGAGTGTGGGGTGCCACGTGATCGCCTTTGAGACGGACGTGCAGCTCAG TAAGGACAGAGTTCCTTACCTGATGCATGACCACGGAAGCCATTTCCTGAGGAGGACTACAGATGTTCTACATAAGTTCCCTGGGAAAGACTTCAACCACAGCACAAACCTCACCTGGGAGGAGCTACAGGAATTAAACGCTGGTGATTGGTTCCTGAAG ACGGATCCGTTCTGCTCAGTCTCCCAGCTCTCAGAGCAGGAGAAGAAGACAGCTGGGAACCAGAGTGTTCCCTCCCTTCTGCAGTTGCTGGACCTAGCCAAGACTCACAACACCTCTGTCATCTTTGACCTAAAAAATGATAACAACAATGACACTATCGACACCGTGAACACCATCCTCAAATCTGGCATCCCCCAAGACCTG ATCCTCTGGCTTCCCCCCAAACACAGGGTGGATGTGAGGGAGGTCGCACCAGGGTTCATACAGGTCTACAACGATGTGTCTGATATGGACCTTGACAGAGGAGACCATCTGAATGTCAAATACAGTGCTTTGAGTGCCACAGAGATTTG GGAGCTTAGGAGCAGGAATGTGTCAGTGAACCTGTGGGTGGTGAATGAACCATGGCTCTTCTCTCTGCTGTGGTGCTCGGGGGCTAACTCTGTGACCACCAACGCCTGCTCCCTCCTACAGGACATGACCCAGCCTGACTGGACAATG AGACCTGATAGATACAGAATGATATGGATCACAGTGGACCTGGGGTCATTGCTCATAATGGTCACACTGTTCATTTTACAGAG GGAAAGAGAAGCAAAGAAAGGATTTTCCGGCTGGAATCAGAGAGAATTGTCCCTCTTCTTACCCTCTGAATAG